A part of Bacteroidota bacterium genomic DNA contains:
- a CDS encoding bifunctional folylpolyglutamate synthase/dihydrofolate synthase, with translation MTYSETLSYLYSRLPMYQRIGASAYNTDLNNTIAICKLLGNPEKKIQSVHIAGTNGKGSVSHMLASVLQCAEYKVGLYTSPHLKDFRERIKINGKMIPENYVVEFVEKYKKDFQEIKSSFFEWTVGLAFDYFAKEKVDIAIIETGLGGRLDSTNVITPLLSIITNISYDHQNLLGDTLKKIADEKAGIIKKNGIIIIGEKQKEVKNVFEGKAKKENALLLFTEDFILGTKNINCGLKGNYQQKNIPTVILASEILHQLGFEIKPNDIKKGLEDVIKLTGLRGRWEILSKEPLIIADIAHNKAGLKEVFKQAKTIPHKKLHIVFGAVNDKDIRKILSLLPKKANYYFCKADIPRALDEKILAEEGKKFGLNGEIYSSVQQALSFAKKNSSSKDFILITGSAFVVAEAI, from the coding sequence ATGACATATTCCGAAACACTTTCTTATCTCTATTCACGTTTACCGATGTACCAACGCATTGGCGCTTCCGCTTACAATACCGATTTGAATAATACGATTGCGATTTGCAAACTCCTCGGCAATCCGGAAAAAAAAATCCAGTCGGTGCATATTGCAGGGACGAACGGAAAAGGTTCAGTTTCGCACATGCTTGCTTCGGTTTTGCAATGCGCGGAATATAAAGTTGGATTGTATACTTCTCCGCACTTAAAAGATTTCCGGGAAAGAATAAAAATAAATGGGAAGATGATTCCCGAAAATTATGTGGTGGAGTTTGTAGAGAAATACAAAAAAGATTTCCAAGAAATAAAATCTTCCTTCTTTGAATGGACAGTCGGGCTGGCGTTTGATTATTTCGCAAAAGAAAAAGTGGATATTGCAATAATCGAAACAGGTCTTGGCGGAAGATTGGATTCCACGAATGTGATTACTCCGTTACTTTCCATCATCACCAACATAAGTTACGACCATCAGAATTTATTGGGAGATACATTGAAAAAAATTGCAGACGAGAAAGCAGGAATAATAAAAAAGAATGGAATTATTATCATAGGAGAAAAACAAAAAGAAGTAAAAAATGTTTTTGAAGGTAAAGCGAAAAAAGAAAATGCTTTGCTTCTCTTCACAGAAGATTTTATTTTAGGAACAAAAAATATTAATTGCGGATTAAAAGGAAACTACCAGCAGAAAAATATTCCAACAGTTATTCTTGCTTCTGAAATTCTTCATCAGTTAGGATTTGAAATAAAACCAAACGATATAAAGAAAGGACTGGAAGATGTAATCAAACTCACAGGACTGCGAGGAAGATGGGAGATTCTTTCCAAAGAACCATTAATCATCGCAGACATTGCGCACAATAAAGCAGGTCTTAAAGAAGTTTTCAAACAAGCCAAAACTATTCCGCATAAAAAACTTCACATTGTTTTCGGAGCGGTGAATGATAAAGACATCCGAAAAATTCTTTCTCTTCTTCCGAAGAAAGCAAACTACTATTTCTGCAAAGCAGATATTCCGAGAGCGTTGGATGAAAAAATTCTTGCTGAAGAAGGAAAAAAATTTGGATTGAATGGGGAAATTTATTCGAGCGTGCAACAAGCATTATCTTTCGCTAAAAAAAATTCTTCTTCAAAAGATTTTATTCTCATAACCGGCAGTGCGTTTGTGGTGGCAGAAGCAATTTAG
- a CDS encoding outer membrane lipoprotein carrier protein LolA, with translation MKMIKLFFTAVFLFVFIILSVVEGFAQMPKEVVDAKAKAILDEVAKQTKTYSTIKADFTAVTEKKETNTKSSVTDTQTGTLQLKGTKYKLEFKGQTIFCDGKTQWTYIKESNEVQINNAPDPNATDNINPVNIFTLYEKGYKYKYEKEDVLNGAKVDAINLYPLDPDKKSFHTIQLFIDKAKKQITSAKIMNKNGTSNTITVKNFTTNSEMADAMFTFNKADYKGVEVVDLRDN, from the coding sequence ATGAAAATGATTAAATTATTTTTCACAGCGGTATTTTTATTTGTCTTTATCATCTTGAGCGTAGTTGAAGGATTTGCACAAATGCCGAAAGAAGTTGTTGATGCAAAAGCAAAGGCAATTTTGGATGAAGTCGCCAAGCAAACAAAAACTTATTCCACCATCAAAGCAGATTTTACCGCTGTAACAGAAAAAAAAGAAACCAATACAAAATCTTCCGTTACAGATACGCAAACAGGCACTCTGCAATTAAAAGGAACAAAATATAAATTGGAATTCAAAGGACAAACAATTTTCTGCGATGGAAAAACGCAGTGGACTTATATAAAGGAATCAAACGAAGTTCAAATCAACAATGCTCCCGATCCGAATGCAACTGACAATATTAATCCGGTAAATATTTTTACGCTCTATGAAAAGGGCTATAAATACAAATATGAAAAAGAAGATGTGTTGAATGGAGCGAAAGTAGATGCGATTAATTTATATCCGCTCGACCCCGATAAAAAATCTTTCCATACGATTCAGCTTTTCATTGATAAAGCGAAAAAACAAATTACCTCTGCTAAAATCATGAACAAAAACGGAACGAGCAACACTATCACTGTAAAAAATTTCACTACCAATTCAGAGATGGCAGATGCCATGTTCACATTCAATAAAGCGGACTATAAAGGAGTGGAAGTTGTTGACCTGCGGGATAATTAA
- a CDS encoding DUF2795 domain-containing protein: MYWTLELASYLEDAPWPATKDELIDFALRTGAPMEVIENLQEIEDDEEVFENIDDIWPDYPTKEDFFFNEDEY, translated from the coding sequence ATGTACTGGACACTCGAACTTGCCTCTTATCTAGAAGACGCTCCGTGGCCTGCGACTAAAGACGAATTGATTGATTTCGCCTTGCGAACAGGCGCGCCCATGGAAGTGATTGAAAATCTTCAGGAGATTGAAGACGATGAAGAGGTGTTTGAGAATATTGATGACATCTGGCCTGATTATCCTACCAAAGAGGATTTCTTTTTCAACGAAGATGAATATTGA
- a CDS encoding cob(I)yrinic acid a,c-diamide adenosyltransferase: MKIYTKKGDKGETSLLGGTKVKKSNIRIESYGTVDELNSWLGLIRDQNISADTKKFLVHIQGRLFTIGSHLATDPQRPKPKIPDITEENVTALEKEIDKMNETIPEMKSFVLPGGHTTVSYCHIARCVCRRAERNIVHLSREEKVEDIIIKYLNRLSDYLFILARKFSHDLHAEEIPWKHE; encoded by the coding sequence TTGAAAATCTACACGAAGAAAGGCGACAAAGGCGAAACTTCACTTCTTGGCGGAACAAAAGTTAAGAAGTCAAACATTCGCATTGAATCTTACGGAACGGTGGATGAACTCAACTCGTGGCTCGGTTTAATCCGCGACCAGAATATTTCTGCCGATACAAAAAAATTTCTCGTTCACATTCAGGGTAGATTATTTACAATTGGTTCTCATCTTGCCACAGATCCGCAAAGGCCAAAACCAAAAATTCCGGATATAACGGAAGAAAATGTTACCGCGCTTGAAAAAGAAATTGACAAGATGAATGAAACTATTCCTGAAATGAAATCATTTGTTCTTCCCGGAGGGCACACAACCGTTTCCTATTGCCACATTGCACGCTGTGTTTGCCGAAGAGCAGAAAGAAATATTGTTCATCTTTCCAGAGAAGAAAAAGTAGAAGACATCATTATCAAATATCTCAACCGTCTATCCGATTATCTTTTTATTCTGGCACGGAAATTTTCGCACGACCTTCATGCAGAAGAAATCCCGTGGAAGCACGAGTAA
- a CDS encoding DNA translocase FtsK, with protein MAEEEIEISSENKFKKARNEFKKTRKEEELEEEESEDNLIEDVNEEEEEVKPKKNIRKEKQEENKEVKTEETPKRKKRVPKEKINPLQPVINFVKDERLHRVIGLALILASVYLLVAFTSFLFTWKADQDKVMGSWRELFFSSDEVAILPAVQTGVENWLGKFGAVISHLFIHKGFGVASYFFVAFTFLSGFRILFKTSLLPLRNFFKRSAFVLIWSSIGLGYIFHDNYFFLGGTFGYQTSLWLNQTLGIIGTGFLMVFTFFGFMVISFNYAFDWFRSKQAEALMESLDTMAEEEILPAKNIPMEVVSVEPVAEKKEEVELPVVESIHQEEKVEEKPMMFEMVPEVQQEEVKAEDENVQFTVAKTSEEAVVEEGEEDLSSFGEFDPTLELSDYQKPSIDLLKDYGQSEATVNQAELIANKDKIVNTLKNFGIEIAKIKATIGPTVTLYEIVPAEGVRISKIKNLEDDIALSLAALGIRIIAPMPGKGTIGIEVPNQNPELVSMRSIIASERFQNTNFELPFGLGKTIANETFIADLTKMPHLLVAGTTGQGKSVGLNVILTSLLYKKHPAQIKFVLIDPKRVELTLFNKIERHFLAKLPNSEDAIIKDTTKVIHTLKSLCMEMDDRLNLFNLSMVRNIKEYNAKFIDRKLNPKKGHKFLPYIVVVVDEFGDLIAQAGKEIETPLTRLAAVARATGIHLIIATQRPSVNVVTGLIKANFPARIAFRVQSKIDSRTILDAGGADQLIGKGDMLFSMGSDLIRLQCPFVDTPEVEAVTDFIGNQRAYPEAFKLPEYIDEDADELGEFDPSDKDDFFEEAARIVVAHQQGSASLLQRKLKLGYNRAGRIVDQLEAAGIIGPFKGSKAREVLVKDPVSLEQLLSKANGNGSDNLGENKPAV; from the coding sequence ATGGCAGAAGAAGAAATAGAAATATCTTCCGAAAATAAATTCAAGAAAGCGCGCAATGAATTTAAAAAAACGCGCAAGGAAGAAGAATTGGAAGAGGAAGAAAGCGAAGATAATTTGATTGAAGATGTGAATGAAGAGGAAGAAGAAGTAAAGCCGAAAAAAAATATTCGCAAAGAGAAGCAGGAAGAAAACAAAGAAGTTAAGACGGAGGAAACCCCGAAAAGAAAAAAAAGAGTTCCAAAAGAAAAAATAAATCCGCTTCAGCCCGTAATAAATTTTGTGAAAGACGAACGCCTGCACAGAGTTATCGGGCTTGCGCTCATTCTTGCTTCCGTTTATTTGCTCGTGGCATTCACTTCTTTTCTTTTCACGTGGAAAGCCGACCAGGATAAAGTAATGGGTTCGTGGAGAGAATTATTTTTCTCCAGCGATGAGGTGGCAATTCTTCCTGCCGTTCAAACAGGAGTGGAAAACTGGCTGGGAAAATTCGGAGCGGTGATTTCACATTTATTCATTCACAAAGGATTTGGAGTTGCATCGTATTTTTTTGTGGCTTTTACTTTTCTTTCCGGTTTCAGAATTCTTTTCAAAACCTCTTTACTTCCGCTCAGAAATTTTTTTAAGCGCTCGGCTTTTGTTTTAATCTGGAGTTCCATCGGGCTCGGATATATTTTTCACGACAATTATTTTTTTCTTGGCGGAACTTTCGGTTACCAAACAAGTTTATGGCTCAACCAAACGCTTGGAATCATCGGCACAGGATTTTTAATGGTGTTTACTTTCTTCGGCTTCATGGTGATTTCATTCAACTATGCCTTCGACTGGTTCAGAAGCAAGCAGGCAGAAGCGCTGATGGAATCGCTCGATACAATGGCGGAAGAAGAAATCCTTCCTGCTAAAAATATTCCGATGGAAGTTGTTTCTGTAGAACCAGTCGCTGAGAAAAAAGAAGAGGTTGAACTGCCAGTTGTAGAATCTATTCACCAGGAAGAAAAAGTTGAAGAGAAACCAATGATGTTCGAAATGGTTCCCGAAGTTCAGCAGGAAGAAGTGAAAGCAGAAGATGAAAATGTTCAGTTCACTGTTGCGAAAACTTCAGAGGAAGCAGTGGTGGAAGAAGGCGAAGAAGACCTTTCTTCCTTCGGAGAATTTGATCCTACGCTCGAACTTTCAGATTATCAAAAACCATCTATTGATTTGCTGAAAGATTACGGGCAAAGCGAAGCAACCGTTAACCAGGCAGAACTCATAGCGAACAAAGACAAAATTGTTAACACGCTGAAAAACTTTGGAATTGAAATTGCAAAAATAAAGGCAACGATTGGCCCAACCGTTACGCTCTATGAAATTGTTCCGGCAGAAGGTGTACGCATTTCTAAAATAAAAAATCTGGAAGACGATATTGCTCTTTCGCTTGCAGCGCTGGGAATAAGAATCATCGCGCCCATGCCTGGCAAAGGAACAATAGGCATTGAAGTTCCCAATCAAAATCCCGAATTGGTTTCCATGCGTTCAATCATTGCTTCGGAAAGATTTCAGAATACAAATTTTGAATTGCCGTTCGGTTTGGGAAAAACAATTGCGAACGAAACTTTCATAGCGGATTTAACCAAAATGCCTCACTTGCTCGTTGCAGGAACAACCGGGCAGGGAAAATCCGTAGGGCTGAATGTGATTCTCACGTCGCTTCTCTATAAAAAACATCCTGCACAGATAAAATTTGTTTTGATAGATCCGAAGCGCGTGGAGTTAACGCTCTTCAATAAAATTGAAAGACATTTTCTTGCCAAACTTCCCAACTCGGAAGACGCAATCATAAAAGATACTACAAAAGTGATTCATACGTTGAAATCACTCTGCATGGAAATGGATGACCGTTTGAATTTATTTAATCTCTCTATGGTGAGAAACATCAAAGAGTATAACGCAAAATTCATAGACAGAAAACTGAATCCGAAAAAGGGACACAAGTTTCTTCCTTATATAGTAGTGGTGGTGGATGAGTTTGGCGATTTGATTGCGCAGGCGGGAAAAGAAATTGAAACACCGCTCACGCGCCTTGCGGCAGTTGCGCGCGCTACGGGAATTCATCTCATCATTGCAACACAGCGTCCGTCTGTAAATGTTGTGACAGGATTAATCAAAGCAAACTTTCCCGCGCGAATTGCTTTCCGTGTTCAATCAAAAATTGATTCAAGAACTATTTTAGATGCAGGCGGTGCAGACCAACTCATTGGAAAAGGCGATATGCTTTTTTCTATGGGAAGTGATTTGATTCGTTTGCAATGCCCGTTTGTAGATACGCCTGAAGTGGAAGCGGTAACTGATTTCATCGGCAACCAGCGCGCGTATCCTGAAGCATTCAAACTTCCTGAATATATTGATGAAGATGCGGATGAGTTAGGAGAATTTGATCCTTCGGACAAAGATGATTTCTTCGAAGAAGCCGCACGAATTGTTGTCGCGCATCAGCAGGGTTCGGCTTCGCTTCTTCAGCGGAAATTAAAACTCGGCTACAACCGTGCGGGAAGAATTGTTGACCAATTGGAAGCAGCAGGAATTATCGGTCCGTTCAAGGGAAGCAAAGCACGCGAGGTGCTTGTAAAAGATCCCGTATCTTTGGAACAGTTATTGTCTAAAGCAAATGGAAACGGTTCGGACAATCTGGGAGAAAATAAACCCGCTGTCTGA